TCAGCATCATGAGCGCTGGAATGGAAGTGGATATCCTCGCGGACTCAAGGGGGAGAGAATTTTTGACATGGCGCGTCTCGTTGCTATCATAGATTTTTACGATGCGGTTACGCATACCCGAAGCTACAGGTCGAGGATATTACCGCATCAGGCACTTGCTTTTCTTAAAATGAATCGAGGAATATTATTTGATCCATTCTATGTTGACGTGTTCTTAAGATTTATTCCTCCCTATCCTCTTGGAGTTATGGTTAAGCTTTCAAGTGGTGAAAGCGGTGTTGTTGTAGGCTTAGTGGATGGAATGCTCTCAAGGCCCCGCGTTAGGATTTTTTATGACAACTCTGGGAGGGAGATAAAGCCATTTGATGTAAACCTCGTTGAGCATCCAGACATTGGCATTGTGGGGGTCTTCCCATGAAACTCCGTATAGAAAAAATGGTCTATGGTGGTTATGGCCTTGCTCGAACGAGTGAAGGTATCGCTTTTGTGGAAGGGGCTATATCAGGGGAGGAGGTAGAGGTAGAGCTTGTAGACAAAAAGGAATCACATTTTTTTGCGAGGGTGGTAAATGTATTATCTGCGTCTCCTTATAGAATTCCTGCAAGGTGCCAGTTTTTTGGACTGTGTGGAGGCTGTGATTGGCAACATATATCATACGAGGGACAGCTTACTTTGAAGGGAGAGATGCTAAAGGATCTCTTTGCGA
The nucleotide sequence above comes from Synergistota bacterium. Encoded proteins:
- a CDS encoding class I SAM-dependent RNA methyltransferase → MKLRIEKMVYGGYGLARTSEGIAFVEGAISGEEVEVELVDKKESHFFARVVNVLSASPYRIPARCQFFGLCGGCDWQHISYEGQLTLKGEMLKDLFA